Within the Denticeps clupeoides unplaced genomic scaffold, fDenClu1.1, whole genome shotgun sequence genome, the region CTTGTGGATGAAGGTGGGCCTGAAGGAGTGTATCGTCAACAACTTAAAAATGCCTTGCATAGTGGGTCAAAAGACGGGGTGCGTAATTGGGTAGACAAACATATGATAGGGCTGCCCACTAAGACATTGGAAGAGTACCTAGACCACGCCGCACACATAGATAAATTAATCAGAACCAAGAAAGCAGTAGATAAatccacaaaaaagaaaactgacacCTTTTGGGGAGATGTCGGGGGGAGTGAAGACGCATTTTATCAAGAAGGCAGAGGCAGAATGAGACAGAGAGGACGCTTCCAGAGAGACAGAGCAGGGAGAGGCGGGGGCGTCCAGAGTCGAGGGTGGAGACCACGTAGCCGATtgggagcaggctgctggtcctgcGGGAAGTCTGGGCATCTTGCCAGGGATTGTCCAACAGGGCCAGGAGCCAATTCAGCATGACTAGGGGGGAAACTGCATGACTCAGAGCACACGGCACAGGCCAATGAGGAAACTCATGTGGATTTAAATTTGGAAGAAATTTTCTCTTTAAATCAAGAAAGACTAGAAATAGCCTTACTGGTAAATGGGGAAGAAATTGTATTCCTCTGTGACTCTGGGGCATGCCGAACTACATGCAAGGAACACATACCCTGTAGTGAAGTGAGTGATGAGGTAGTAATAGTCCGGTCAGCTAACGGGGGTAAGACAATAGTTactgcttctaaaccagtttgggtaAGGGATCCTGAGGGCATATCATGTCaaatgtccatcctttttatgccAGAATGTCCTGTTAATTTGTTAGGAAGAGATGGCCTGCTCAAACTTGGCTTGGCACTTGTCTCCACACCCGACGGGAGACTGGTAATCAAACGCAGAGCCGAACTGCAGAGAGGGGACCTTTTCCCTTTGGAAGGAAGAGGCACTCCAaatttttactacacacttgACATCTCTGATAGTGACCCCCATAAAGTGGGGACCGAATTGTTAAAGGTGGGAGGACAGTTGGCAAGCTATCAGCCACACATTACAGGCATGGAACCTATGTCCTCAGATGAactacatgtcaccatgtggtataaaaatTCTCCAGGACCTGATTCGACATACGAGAACAAGCTGTCACGACTCATGCCAATGGCTATTGTCGTACCTTATGTCTACTCTGATGGccaaggtaacgtggtggcagAGGTCACTTTACCTACACCACTTCGTGCGATGCTCCGCGGATGGTACCCGCCTCACATCTCACTGTATAAAAGCAGAGAGAGGAGCTGGAAGTCATTAGGTAACATCGTGCAACAAGGTGACAGTGCAAGGGACTGGACCAACCTGGGTGACAGGATGGAATATAGTGCACAAACAGGCTTCACCAgaaaatggctgtattggacaatacagaccaaggcTGGAGTTCATATGAACTCCAGGAACCAGTGAAATTTTTTGCTCACTGAAGAAGACGAATCACAACTGGCTCAAATTCcccaatcattgtggtcacaaggaccgtctgatgttgGACTGATTAAAGGCATTTTACCAGTACAAATCAGACCCAAAACTGAATATCGTCCTTGCATTAAGCAGTACCCTCTCAAACCTGATGCATTACAGGGCATCACACCGGTTATACGTGATCTACAAAAAGCTGGGGTTATCGTTGAATGCAATGATTCCCCGTGTAACACACCCATATTTCCtgtgaaaaagcaagctccctcAGTAGGATGGAGAATGGTGCAAGATCTGCaagcagtaaatgctgcagtaatccagcgagctccgtgtgtgcccgatccacacacactgctaaatTCTTTAAGAGCTGACGCTCAAGCCTTCACTGTGGTTGACAttagcaatgcctttttctccattcccatagacATAGACAGTcaattttggtttgcttttACATTTCAAGGAAAGCGTTACACCTACACTAGACTTCCCCAAGGCTATTGTGAAAGCCCCACTATATATTCACAAGCCATGCATGCCtgcatgtccaaatttcaaccaccagGGGGAAGCCAGATTTTACTTTACGTTGATGACATACTACTGGCTTCTCCAAGCCTGGAAGTATGTAAAGAagacactgtggccctcttaATTCATTTGGCTAAggaggggcacaaagttagcaaaaacaaattgcaaCTATGGAAACCACAAGTAAAGTATCTGGGTCACCACCTCAGTGCAGGGGGCAGAACTATTCTGGAAGAACGAAAGACAGCAGTCCTACAGGCGCCTAAACCAATCACTAAAAAACAgatgatgtcattcttaggcTTGACCAATTACTGTAGAAGCTGGGTGCCAAATTACGCTGaaattacttccccactcaccgCCTTAATTTACTCCGAAAacctaaaaatgacatcaaCGCTAAACtggacgtcagaagcagaaaaagctttttgtgatatcaaacaggcgctgacctccagtttagctctagccttgccaaaCTATAGTAAACCAtttatacaaatggtggacTGTAAAGACAAGTACATGACATCTGTTCTCACCCAGCAACATGGAGACAAGTTGAGACCAATTGCTTACTTCTCATCTAAATTGGATAATGTTGCTTGCGCAttgccacactgtgtgagggcggtCATAGCAGCGTCTATGGCAGTAGAGGTAAGTGCtggaatagttttattccatccattgacccttaaggtcccacatgcagtggcgGCTTTGCTACTGCAAACcaacatgatctttttatcccctgcaaggcacctctcctgcatggcgacgttgctgtcacagcccCACCTCACCATCGAACGTTGCACCACActgaacccagccacattgttacCTTTGCCGGGTGACGGAGAACAACACGACTGCCAAGCACTCGCAGAACATACAGCcaaatctagattagatttaagtgaccaaccaTTGCCTCAGGGTGAGATAGTGTTTGTTGATGGCTCTTCTAAGAAAAATGACCTGGGCAAAACACTGACGGGTTATGCTGTTGTGACATTAGACACCGTACTCAAAGCAGAACACTTGCCATCCTCATTTTCAGCACAGGCCGCCGAGATTGTCGCTCTAACAGAGGcctgtaaactaatgaaaggAAAAGACGTCACCATTTATACTGACagtcaatatgcatttgcaacagtacacacatttgctcagtattggCACAACCGGGGAATGGTTACTTCAACCGGCAAGCCAGTGACTCATGCTCAATTATTACGAGAATTGCTAAAAGCTGTGCACCTACCCGCTAAAGTAGCCATATGTAAGTGTGCAGCTCACACTAATTCCAAAGACACAATTTCACACGGTAATGCCTTTGCTGACCGCACTGCAAAGCAGGCCGCTGAAAAAACCATACATGTGTTTGTTACTGACCAAGTCCAAATCATTTCTCCTGACATTCTCAttgacatgcaacaacaaagcacaccACATGAGATAGATACGTGGGTGAAACATGGGGCTTCAATCCACGACAAGATATACATTTGACCCCTGGGAAAACCAATCCTACCAAAGAATATGTTTAAATGGGCTGCTATATTGAGCCATGGGAAATCTcatgtctcaacaggagggATGGTAGGACTAATACAACAACATTTCACGGCATATGGGTTTAGCTCATTTTCAAAAAACTTCTGTAGAACATGTTTGATATGTGCCAAACATAATGCTCAAGGAAACTTAAGACCAAAGCGTGGCCAGTTCCCCAAGCCACAATATCCATTTCAGGTCATACACATGGATTTTATCCAACTGAACAAAAGTGAGGGGAAAGAGTACTGTTTAGTCATTATTGACGCATTCTCTAAATGGGTAGAATTATTTCCAACCAAACATCCAGACGCGCTAACGGTAGCAAAAGCCTTGTGTAAAGACATTATCCCACGCTACGGAATACCAGAGAAAATATATAGCGACAACGGGACACATTTCGTGAATCAGATGGTAACCAATATTgggaaaatgtttcacattaatcTAAAAAACCATTGCAGCTACCATCCACAAAGCGCGGGGCTGGTGGAGCGAATGAATGgtacaattaaaaacaggttgAAAAAATGCATGGAAGAAACGCATCGACCATGGACTCAATGTTTAGAGCTGGTAAAACTATACATCAATATTACTAGCACGTCCGGCTTAACTCCATATGAGACTTTATTTGGAAGACCATATAGATTACCTTACTTTAAAAACCAATGGGAAACAGAGGAAGATGTGTCACTGGCAGACTACATGAGAAAAATGCTAGAAACGAAAAAACAGAGTAATCCTGATGATGAATTCCCTATTTCTCTGCAGGATCTTCCACTGGTGGAGCCCGGAGACTGGGTGCTTGTAAAAAGCATAAAGCGGAAGCACTGGCACTCACCGAAGTGGGAAGGGCCCTACCAAGTGATCCTGACAACACCGACGGCTGTTAAGATAACAGAAAGGGGAACTTGGATACATCAGTCACACtgtaaaaaggtcatttctgcTAACCCTGCCGACGGGAAAGGTGAGCAAAAGTCTGATAATAGGGTGGACTCAGACGTGTAGAATCTGGGTAGACCCGAAAGTCAGTGAAGAACACTTTACAGCCACCAATCCAAGAAGAGgcagaaagggggaaaaaaggttggCAGAAATGAAGACGTTTAGGAAGTATATGTTGTGTCAAAGAACGTGTGCGGTTATAATCGGGTTAACAGTAATAATTACTGTATGGGTGATGTTGTGGTACAGAGATGAAGGAAAGGTTGAAGAAAAAGTAAATGGGACTATGGCCATAACTGCTAAATCTAGAGTGGCCAGAGCTAGTGCTTGGAAGCGGAAGTACTTCACCACTTATCGATGTAACGGCACAGACGGTATAAGTACACCATATATCTTCCCTACTCCTACGGTGTGTGTAAGCGCCAATACCACCTCGATTGTAACTGTACCATTAACTGCCCTTGTCAATGGGGAGTATAGAGCAATTTCTTACGCACAGTACCCGTGGTATATGACTGATCAACAAGTTAATAGGGGATGGGATAACTTAGTAGCAGACCCAGCTGACTATGATTGGAAAGACTGGACAACCCACCCTTATGCAATACACCATAggaaattaatttcatttgttaaGTCGACTCCTGCAAATCACGTTACTGTATTCAAGATGTTTTTCAATCTCACTGATCTAGACCTGTGGCCACCATCTGTCCACGGGAAAAACGATACGTACCAAGAAGACCGGGGTGGAAGATGCTGGGTATTCTTTTTGTGGCCATATATTCATGTTCACCAACCTCCTTACTTTCCACTCCGAGTTTGTCAAATACCCGAGCGTAAGATGAACAAAACTGGAGTGAACTGGCAAGCATTTGATAAAGGTATACAGATTAGAGAGTTAAAAGAGAACCAACCAATCGATGATTGGTTCGGGGTAACTACGGGGATAAcggggaaaaataataattggttCCTACTAGTGGAACAGGCTGCTAATGTTACTCAACAAGACTGCGTTGTGTGTTTGGGGCCGCGACCACTATTACAGGTAATACCAGCAGTAATAGCGGATGAATGTGTTGTTGAAGTAATGATCAAAACTCAACCGTATAAAGGTTGCCAAGCTTGGGATCAAGTTTATCCTCTTACAGGACCAGAGAAGCTGAAACCAAATTTCTCCAGTAAAATAGCACAAGGAAATTTTACATGTATCAACCTACTGGGGGGACAGAACCTATTGGGAGAAGGGGCACCGAGAGATTGGTGTAGCACAATACAAAATGTGGGAACTTATTTTAACCCACTGTCTCGAAGtgatatatggtggtggtgtggaggcAATAAGCTGTTTGACCGTTTGCCCCCCAATGCCACCGGGTTGTGTGCCctagtaacccttttattaccagtgtccatTTATCCAACAAACGTAACTAATCTGTTGTTCAAATTAAACAGTCTGGCACCTGCAGACTGGCACAGGAGGAAGAGGTCAACCCtgccctgggagaagctaactGATCCAACatacatagatgcaattggggttcccaggggggtgccTGATGAATATAAAATAGCTAATCAAATAGCGGCGGGATTTGAATCAGCCTTATGCTGGTGGTGTACAATTAACAAGAACGTAGACAGAATCAACTACATCCACTACAATGTTCAAAAATTAggtaattggacacaagacggttttgaggccgtgcatgggcaattgTCAGCCACTTCCCTCATGGCATTTCAGAACAGGATTGCGTTAGATATGCTTTTGGCGGAAAAGGGCGGAGTTTGCGTCATGTTTGGAGAA harbors:
- the LOC114773855 gene encoding uncharacterized protein LOC114773855, with protein sequence MKTFRKYMLCQRTCAVIIGLTVIITVWVMLWYRDEGKVEEKVNGTMAITAKSRVARASAWKRKYFTTYRCNGTDGISTPYIFPTPTVCVSANTTSIVTVPLTALVNGEYRAISYAQYPWYMTDQQVNRGWDNLVADPADYDWKDWTTHPYAIHHRKLISFVKSTPANHVTVFKMFFNLTDLDLWPPSVHGKNDTYQEDRGGRCWVFFLWPYIHVHQPPYFPLRVCQIPERKMNKTGVNWQAFDKGIQIRELKENQPIDDWFGVTTGITGKNNNWFLLVEQAANVTQQDCVVCLGPRPLLQVIPAVIADECVVEVMIKTQPYKGCQAWDQVYPLTGPEKLKPNFSSKIAQGNFTCINLLGGQNLLGEGAPRDWCSTIQNVGTYFNPLSRSDIWWWCGGNKLFDRLPPNATGLCALVTLLLPVSIYPTNVTNLLFKLNSLAPADWHRRKRSTLPWEKLTDPTYIDAIGVPRGVPDEYKIANQIAAGFESALCWWCTINKNVDRINYIHYNVQKLGNWTQDGFEAVHGQLSATSLMAFQNRIALDMLLAEKGGVCVMFGEQCCSFIPNNTAAGGSLTLAIDGLRSLNRKMKEHSGVETSMWDSWMSVFGKYKALIQSVLVSVAVFVAILTLCGCCCVPCLRSLVNRLITAALSTKKTDEAQEYPLLDDSIDLSDLQLSQLFQESFYKNESH